The following proteins are co-located in the Takifugu flavidus isolate HTHZ2018 chromosome 16, ASM371156v2, whole genome shotgun sequence genome:
- the rbm25a gene encoding RNA-binding protein 25 isoform X3 yields the protein MSYPPPINRQQLGIPQLPPRIPPPQFAGFAPPVPPGTPMIPVHMGIMAPAVLDPAALAAAQKPMIQKRESGPVRVKDPEENAGPTTTVFVGNISEKASDMLVRQLLAKCGIVLSWKRVQGASGKLQAFGFCEYKEPDSTLRALRLLHELLLGDKKLLVKVDAKTKAQLDEWKAKKRGANGETSGTNSNQEDEEEVLDEETLRKDQGVKGSIEVLIREYANELNAPSQDPDSQPRNKKRKEKKEEEDISAMEIEEDKRDLISREISKFRDTHKKLEEEKGKKEKERLELERERRERDKERERERERRDREKEKEREKERDKERERERDREREKTKERERERERERSRDIREDRSRSKERAREDKKRDRDEDEEDVYERRRLERRLRDKEAAYQERLKNWEIRERKKFRDYSKDAEREDERRRETMKEAKRLKEFLEDYDDERDDPKFYRGSALQKRVRDREKEAESDERDRKREKEELEEIRQRLLAEGHPDPDAELQRLEEEAERRRQAPLKLEPEDRKQKPHKDRAPKRREAERPAEPVPLVPQKLSDDDDNEELEEDAYRNGEDSQEDKPQPKPVMRPITAAPSVSSASGNVTPNSPANDSPCGIIIPGEGTPDLQPLEENRPKIGLSLKLGTSSSPCQLTAGKRKKLTAVESVFNKFDDEEIDEPQRKRKLVPLDYGDNDKSLGLDGAELSGSKNSTNTEEKRKHIKSLIEKIPTARPELFSYPLDWTMVDSTLMDRRIRPWINKKIIEYIGEEEATLVDFVCSKVMAHSTPQGILDDVAMVLDEEAEVFVVKMWRLLIYETEAKKIGLVK from the exons GTTCTGGACCCGGCGGCACTCGCCGCAGCTCAGAAGCCGATGATTCAGAAGAGAGAGTCTGGGCCCGTCCGGGTGAAGGACCCGGAGGAGAACGCTGGACCCACCACCACGGTCTTTGTGGGGAACATCTCTGAAAAGGCATCTGACATGTTGGTCAGACAACTGCTGGCC AAATGCGGCATCGTTCTGAGCTGGAAACGGGTCCAGGGAGCCTCTGGTAAACTTCAAG CTTTTGGGTTCTGTGAGTATAAGGAGCCCGACTCCACGCTGCGAGCCCTCAGACTCCTGCACGAGCTGCTCTTAGGTGATAAAAAGTTGTTGGTCAAGGTGGATGCAAAGACCAAGGCTCAGCTGGATGAGTGGAAGGCCAAGAAGAGGGGAGCAAACGGG gaaacCAGTGGGACAAACAGCAAccaggaggacgaagaggaggtcCTGGATGAGGAAACCCTGCGTAAGGACCAGGGCGTGAAGGGGTCAATAGAAGTGCTGATCCGAGAATATGCGAACGAACTCAACGCCCCCTCGCAAGACCCCGACAGTCAACCCCGCaacaagaagaggaaagagaagaaagaggag GAGGACATCAGCGCCATGGAGATCGAGGAAGACAAGAGAGACTTGATATCCAGAGAGATCAGTAAATTCCGCGACACACACAAG aaactggaagaagaaaaaggaaagaaggaaaaggagcggctggagctggagagggaaaggagagagagggacaaagagcgggagcgagagagggagcgcCGCGACCGggagaaggaaaaagagagggagaaagagagggacaAGGAGCGCGAAAGAGAGCGAGACCGCGAACGTGAGAAGACCAAGGAGCGGGAGAGGGAGCGTGAGCGGGAGCGGAGCCGAGACATCAGAGAAGATCGGAGCAGGTCAAA GGAGCGGGCTCGAGAAGATAAGAAACGAGACCGAGACGAAGACGAGGAGGATGTGTACGAGCggaggaggctggagaggaGGCTCCGAGACAAAGAGGCAGCCtaccaggaa CGGCTCAAAAACTGGGAGATCCGGGAGAGGAAGAAGTTCCGTGACTACAGCAAAGATGCAGAGAGGGAGGACGAGCGGCGGCGTGAAACG ATGAAAGAAGCCAAAAGACTGAAGGAATTCCTTGAAGATTATGACGATGAAAGAGACGATCCAAAATTCTACAG GGGAAGCGCTCTGCAGAAGCGAGTCCGTGACCGGGAAAAGGAGGCCGAGTCGGACGAGCGAGACCgcaagagggagaaagaggagctggaggagatccgACAGAGACTTCTGGCCGAGGGCCACCCGGACCCCGATGCTGAGCTGCAGAGA ttggaggaggaggcagagcgcAGACGACAGGCTCCTCTGAAACTGGAAcctgaggacagaaaacagaagcCTCACAAGGATCGGGCTCcgaagaggagggaggcagaaagACCCGCAGAGCCGGTGCCGCTGGTACCGCAGAAACTCTCAGATGACGACGATAACGAGGAGCTGGAAGAAGACGCCTATCGCAATGGCGAGGACTCGCAGGAGGACAAGCCCCAGCCCAAGCCTGTGATGCGGCCCATCACTGCTGCGCCCTCCGTCTCCTCTGCCAGCGGGAACGTGACGCCAAACTCTCCCGCCAACGACTCTCCGTGTGGCATCATCATACCAGGAGAGGGCACTCCTGACCTGCAGCCTCTGGAGGAGAACCGGCCCAAGATTGGTCTCAGCCTCAAACTGG GCACCTCCAGCAGCCCCTGCCAGCTCACTGctgggaagaggaagaagctaACCGCGGTGGAAAGTGTTTTTAACAAATTTGATGATGAAGAAATTGATGAGCCGCAGCGCAAAAGGAAGCTGGTTCCCCTGGACTACGGCGACAACGACAAGAGTCTGGGACTGGATGGAGCAGAACTGTCCGGCTCTAAAAATAGCACCAACACGGAGGAGAAGCGCAAACACATAAAGAGCCTGATTGAAAAGATCCCGACAGCCAGACCGGAGCTCTTCTCCTACCCTCTGGACTGGACCATGGTGGACTCG ACCTTGATGGATCGACGCATACGGCCGTGGATCAACAAGAAAATTATAGAATACAtcggagaggaggaggccacACTAGTTGATTTTGTTTGTTCAAAG GTGATGGCACACAGCACTCCTCAGGGGATTCTTGACGATGTTGCTATG GTTCTTGATGAAGAAGCCGAAGTCTTCGTAGTAAAAATGTGGCGGCTGTTAATATACGAAACGGAGGCAAAGAAGATTGGACTGGTGAAATAG
- the rbm25a gene encoding RNA-binding protein 25 isoform X2: MSYPPPINRQQLGIPQLPPRIPPPQFAGFAPPVPPGTPMIPVHMGIMAPAVLDPAALAAAQKPMIQKRESGPVRVKDPEENAGPTTTVFVGNISEKASDMLVRQLLAKCGIVLSWKRVQGASGKLQAFGFCEYKEPDSTLRALRLLHELLLGDKKLLVKVDAKTKAQLDEWKAKKRGANGETSGTNSNQEDEEEVLDEETLRKDQGVKGSIEVLIREYANELNAPSQDPDSQPRNKKRKEKKEEEDISAMEIEEDKRDLISREISKFRDTHKKLEEEKGKKEKERLELERERRERDKERERERERRDREKEKEREKERDKERERERDREREKTKERERERERERSRDIREDRSRSKSVGLLGNSGEFLLIRISNRDLCRERAREDKKRDRDEDEEDVYERRRLERRLRDKEAAYQERLKNWEIRERKKFRDYSKDAEREDERRRETMKEAKRLKEFLEDYDDERDDPKFYRGSALQKRVRDREKEAESDERDRKREKEELEEIRQRLLAEGHPDPDAELQRLEEEAERRRQAPLKLEPEDRKQKPHKDRAPKRREAERPAEPVPLVPQKLSDDDDNEELEEDAYRNGEDSQEDKPQPKPVMRPITAAPSVSSASGNVTPNSPANDSPCGIIIPGEGTPDLQPLEENRPKIGLSLKLGTSSSPCQLTAGKRKKLTAVESVFNKFDDEEIDEPQRKRKLVPLDYGDNDKSLGLDGAELSGSKNSTNTEEKRKHIKSLIEKIPTARPELFSYPLDWTMVDSTLMDRRIRPWINKKIIEYIGEEEATLVDFVCSKVMAHSTPQGILDDVAMVLDEEAEVFVVKMWRLLIYETEAKKIGLVK; this comes from the exons GTTCTGGACCCGGCGGCACTCGCCGCAGCTCAGAAGCCGATGATTCAGAAGAGAGAGTCTGGGCCCGTCCGGGTGAAGGACCCGGAGGAGAACGCTGGACCCACCACCACGGTCTTTGTGGGGAACATCTCTGAAAAGGCATCTGACATGTTGGTCAGACAACTGCTGGCC AAATGCGGCATCGTTCTGAGCTGGAAACGGGTCCAGGGAGCCTCTGGTAAACTTCAAG CTTTTGGGTTCTGTGAGTATAAGGAGCCCGACTCCACGCTGCGAGCCCTCAGACTCCTGCACGAGCTGCTCTTAGGTGATAAAAAGTTGTTGGTCAAGGTGGATGCAAAGACCAAGGCTCAGCTGGATGAGTGGAAGGCCAAGAAGAGGGGAGCAAACGGG gaaacCAGTGGGACAAACAGCAAccaggaggacgaagaggaggtcCTGGATGAGGAAACCCTGCGTAAGGACCAGGGCGTGAAGGGGTCAATAGAAGTGCTGATCCGAGAATATGCGAACGAACTCAACGCCCCCTCGCAAGACCCCGACAGTCAACCCCGCaacaagaagaggaaagagaagaaagaggag GAGGACATCAGCGCCATGGAGATCGAGGAAGACAAGAGAGACTTGATATCCAGAGAGATCAGTAAATTCCGCGACACACACAAG aaactggaagaagaaaaaggaaagaaggaaaaggagcggctggagctggagagggaaaggagagagagggacaaagagcgggagcgagagagggagcgcCGCGACCGggagaaggaaaaagagagggagaaagagagggacaAGGAGCGCGAAAGAGAGCGAGACCGCGAACGTGAGAAGACCAAGGAGCGGGAGAGGGAGCGTGAGCGGGAGCGGAGCCGAGACATCAGAGAAGATCGGAGCAGGTCAAAGTCAGTGGGACTGCTCGGAAATTCAGGTGAATTTCTCCTGATCCGCATCAGTAACAGGGATTTGTGCAGGGAGCGGGCTCGAGAAGATAAGAAACGAGACCGAGACGAAGACGAGGAGGATGTGTACGAGCggaggaggctggagaggaGGCTCCGAGACAAAGAGGCAGCCtaccaggaa CGGCTCAAAAACTGGGAGATCCGGGAGAGGAAGAAGTTCCGTGACTACAGCAAAGATGCAGAGAGGGAGGACGAGCGGCGGCGTGAAACG ATGAAAGAAGCCAAAAGACTGAAGGAATTCCTTGAAGATTATGACGATGAAAGAGACGATCCAAAATTCTACAG GGGAAGCGCTCTGCAGAAGCGAGTCCGTGACCGGGAAAAGGAGGCCGAGTCGGACGAGCGAGACCgcaagagggagaaagaggagctggaggagatccgACAGAGACTTCTGGCCGAGGGCCACCCGGACCCCGATGCTGAGCTGCAGAGA ttggaggaggaggcagagcgcAGACGACAGGCTCCTCTGAAACTGGAAcctgaggacagaaaacagaagcCTCACAAGGATCGGGCTCcgaagaggagggaggcagaaagACCCGCAGAGCCGGTGCCGCTGGTACCGCAGAAACTCTCAGATGACGACGATAACGAGGAGCTGGAAGAAGACGCCTATCGCAATGGCGAGGACTCGCAGGAGGACAAGCCCCAGCCCAAGCCTGTGATGCGGCCCATCACTGCTGCGCCCTCCGTCTCCTCTGCCAGCGGGAACGTGACGCCAAACTCTCCCGCCAACGACTCTCCGTGTGGCATCATCATACCAGGAGAGGGCACTCCTGACCTGCAGCCTCTGGAGGAGAACCGGCCCAAGATTGGTCTCAGCCTCAAACTGG GCACCTCCAGCAGCCCCTGCCAGCTCACTGctgggaagaggaagaagctaACCGCGGTGGAAAGTGTTTTTAACAAATTTGATGATGAAGAAATTGATGAGCCGCAGCGCAAAAGGAAGCTGGTTCCCCTGGACTACGGCGACAACGACAAGAGTCTGGGACTGGATGGAGCAGAACTGTCCGGCTCTAAAAATAGCACCAACACGGAGGAGAAGCGCAAACACATAAAGAGCCTGATTGAAAAGATCCCGACAGCCAGACCGGAGCTCTTCTCCTACCCTCTGGACTGGACCATGGTGGACTCG ACCTTGATGGATCGACGCATACGGCCGTGGATCAACAAGAAAATTATAGAATACAtcggagaggaggaggccacACTAGTTGATTTTGTTTGTTCAAAG GTGATGGCACACAGCACTCCTCAGGGGATTCTTGACGATGTTGCTATG GTTCTTGATGAAGAAGCCGAAGTCTTCGTAGTAAAAATGTGGCGGCTGTTAATATACGAAACGGAGGCAAAGAAGATTGGACTGGTGAAATAG
- the rbm25a gene encoding RNA-binding protein 25 isoform X1, with protein MSYPPPINRQQLGIPQLPPRIPPPQFAGFAPPVPPGTPMIPVHMGIMAPAVLDPAALAAAQKPMIQKRESGPVRVKDPEENAGPTTTVFVGNISEKASDMLVRQLLAKCGIVLSWKRVQGASGKLQAFGFCEYKEPDSTLRALRLLHELLLGDKKLLVKVDAKTKAQLDEWKAKKRGANGETSGTNSNQEDEEEVLDEETLRKDQGVKGSIEVLIREYANELNAPSQDPDSQPRNKKRKEKKEEVWSRCSTSAGNDRPRPMLSAPRLPQEDISAMEIEEDKRDLISREISKFRDTHKKLEEEKGKKEKERLELERERRERDKERERERERRDREKEKEREKERDKERERERDREREKTKERERERERERSRDIREDRSRSKSVGLLGNSGEFLLIRISNRDLCRERAREDKKRDRDEDEEDVYERRRLERRLRDKEAAYQERLKNWEIRERKKFRDYSKDAEREDERRRETMKEAKRLKEFLEDYDDERDDPKFYRGSALQKRVRDREKEAESDERDRKREKEELEEIRQRLLAEGHPDPDAELQRLEEEAERRRQAPLKLEPEDRKQKPHKDRAPKRREAERPAEPVPLVPQKLSDDDDNEELEEDAYRNGEDSQEDKPQPKPVMRPITAAPSVSSASGNVTPNSPANDSPCGIIIPGEGTPDLQPLEENRPKIGLSLKLGTSSSPCQLTAGKRKKLTAVESVFNKFDDEEIDEPQRKRKLVPLDYGDNDKSLGLDGAELSGSKNSTNTEEKRKHIKSLIEKIPTARPELFSYPLDWTMVDSTLMDRRIRPWINKKIIEYIGEEEATLVDFVCSKVMAHSTPQGILDDVAMVLDEEAEVFVVKMWRLLIYETEAKKIGLVK; from the exons GTTCTGGACCCGGCGGCACTCGCCGCAGCTCAGAAGCCGATGATTCAGAAGAGAGAGTCTGGGCCCGTCCGGGTGAAGGACCCGGAGGAGAACGCTGGACCCACCACCACGGTCTTTGTGGGGAACATCTCTGAAAAGGCATCTGACATGTTGGTCAGACAACTGCTGGCC AAATGCGGCATCGTTCTGAGCTGGAAACGGGTCCAGGGAGCCTCTGGTAAACTTCAAG CTTTTGGGTTCTGTGAGTATAAGGAGCCCGACTCCACGCTGCGAGCCCTCAGACTCCTGCACGAGCTGCTCTTAGGTGATAAAAAGTTGTTGGTCAAGGTGGATGCAAAGACCAAGGCTCAGCTGGATGAGTGGAAGGCCAAGAAGAGGGGAGCAAACGGG gaaacCAGTGGGACAAACAGCAAccaggaggacgaagaggaggtcCTGGATGAGGAAACCCTGCGTAAGGACCAGGGCGTGAAGGGGTCAATAGAAGTGCTGATCCGAGAATATGCGAACGAACTCAACGCCCCCTCGCAAGACCCCGACAGTCAACCCCGCaacaagaagaggaaagagaagaaagaggaggtatGGTCCAGATGCTCCACATCTGCTGGAAATGACCGGCCACGCCCAATGCTCAGTGCTCCTCGTCTCCCCCAGGAGGACATCAGCGCCATGGAGATCGAGGAAGACAAGAGAGACTTGATATCCAGAGAGATCAGTAAATTCCGCGACACACACAAG aaactggaagaagaaaaaggaaagaaggaaaaggagcggctggagctggagagggaaaggagagagagggacaaagagcgggagcgagagagggagcgcCGCGACCGggagaaggaaaaagagagggagaaagagagggacaAGGAGCGCGAAAGAGAGCGAGACCGCGAACGTGAGAAGACCAAGGAGCGGGAGAGGGAGCGTGAGCGGGAGCGGAGCCGAGACATCAGAGAAGATCGGAGCAGGTCAAAGTCAGTGGGACTGCTCGGAAATTCAGGTGAATTTCTCCTGATCCGCATCAGTAACAGGGATTTGTGCAGGGAGCGGGCTCGAGAAGATAAGAAACGAGACCGAGACGAAGACGAGGAGGATGTGTACGAGCggaggaggctggagaggaGGCTCCGAGACAAAGAGGCAGCCtaccaggaa CGGCTCAAAAACTGGGAGATCCGGGAGAGGAAGAAGTTCCGTGACTACAGCAAAGATGCAGAGAGGGAGGACGAGCGGCGGCGTGAAACG ATGAAAGAAGCCAAAAGACTGAAGGAATTCCTTGAAGATTATGACGATGAAAGAGACGATCCAAAATTCTACAG GGGAAGCGCTCTGCAGAAGCGAGTCCGTGACCGGGAAAAGGAGGCCGAGTCGGACGAGCGAGACCgcaagagggagaaagaggagctggaggagatccgACAGAGACTTCTGGCCGAGGGCCACCCGGACCCCGATGCTGAGCTGCAGAGA ttggaggaggaggcagagcgcAGACGACAGGCTCCTCTGAAACTGGAAcctgaggacagaaaacagaagcCTCACAAGGATCGGGCTCcgaagaggagggaggcagaaagACCCGCAGAGCCGGTGCCGCTGGTACCGCAGAAACTCTCAGATGACGACGATAACGAGGAGCTGGAAGAAGACGCCTATCGCAATGGCGAGGACTCGCAGGAGGACAAGCCCCAGCCCAAGCCTGTGATGCGGCCCATCACTGCTGCGCCCTCCGTCTCCTCTGCCAGCGGGAACGTGACGCCAAACTCTCCCGCCAACGACTCTCCGTGTGGCATCATCATACCAGGAGAGGGCACTCCTGACCTGCAGCCTCTGGAGGAGAACCGGCCCAAGATTGGTCTCAGCCTCAAACTGG GCACCTCCAGCAGCCCCTGCCAGCTCACTGctgggaagaggaagaagctaACCGCGGTGGAAAGTGTTTTTAACAAATTTGATGATGAAGAAATTGATGAGCCGCAGCGCAAAAGGAAGCTGGTTCCCCTGGACTACGGCGACAACGACAAGAGTCTGGGACTGGATGGAGCAGAACTGTCCGGCTCTAAAAATAGCACCAACACGGAGGAGAAGCGCAAACACATAAAGAGCCTGATTGAAAAGATCCCGACAGCCAGACCGGAGCTCTTCTCCTACCCTCTGGACTGGACCATGGTGGACTCG ACCTTGATGGATCGACGCATACGGCCGTGGATCAACAAGAAAATTATAGAATACAtcggagaggaggaggccacACTAGTTGATTTTGTTTGTTCAAAG GTGATGGCACACAGCACTCCTCAGGGGATTCTTGACGATGTTGCTATG GTTCTTGATGAAGAAGCCGAAGTCTTCGTAGTAAAAATGTGGCGGCTGTTAATATACGAAACGGAGGCAAAGAAGATTGGACTGGTGAAATAG